In Puniceicoccus vermicola, the genomic window TATGACCAAACCTAGACACCAAATGGTTGTTTCCCCAAGCAGACGCAAAAAGTGACACAGATCGTTCAGAAAAACGCCTTATCTAAGTGCCATTGTGGGCTGACCCCTTTTTGCCCTGCCACAACAATCCCCTTGTAACGCCCCTGAAACGGACGCCCCGTCCAGTTCCGAAAACGATTGAACCGACGAATCCACGTCCCCTGCAACCATTTCCCACGTCCCCTGCAACCATTTCATCCCCTCGCTTAAATTCGGTTCGCCAAGCTCCACAGCAAGATGAAAGTGATTGCTCATGATGACATAGGCGTGCACCCGCCAACCAAAACGCTCAGCGGCCCCCCCCAACACACGTTCAAAGGCCTCCGCTGCTCCCTTCCCCGAAAAAATCCTCTGACGATAGTTCCCACGGTTCAAGACGTGATAACATCCTCCCGCATACTCTACTCTCAGGGGCCTCGCCATGAACCATGAGCCAACGTACCCACTGACTATTTGTCAATAATCAAGACCTGACGTCGTTTGGGTGTCCTCACGGTTCAAGACGTGATAACATCCTCCCGCATACTCTACTCTCAGGGGCCTCGCCATGAACCATGAGCCAACGTACCCACTGACTATTTGTCAATAATCAAGACCTGACGTCGTTTGGGTGTCCTTGACGTCGTTTGGGTGTCCTCCACGACATGGGTGACGGCCTTTCGGACGAACGTCCCATCTTCGGCGCCTCCGGCCGTGAATGGCGCACGCCTCCTTTCTGGGGGATCGGCACCTTGGAAAGCGTGCACGGCGAAACCCCATTCCTCCACGACGGCCGCGCTTCCACCCTCGAAGAAGCCATCCTCTGGCATGGAGGTGAAGCTGAGCAAAGCAAAGAAGAATTCATGCAACTCTCCGCCGAGGATCGACAAGCGGTAATTGCCTTTTTGGAGTCCTTGTAATTTCAAAGTAGATACGGAAAGGACGAGTGGTGCCACTCAACAAATGGAGGCACACAGGCGGGCCGCTTGTGCTACGCTGAGCGGATCCTTGAAGCCTCTGAATCGAAAAAGCCCGCTTCGGGACAAACGACTTCAGCTGGGCAACCGGTCGAATAGCCGCCGTTCCGCCCTCCTTCACGGCGACCCGCATCGAGGCGGGCCGCCGTCCTGACCCTTCGTGAGTCTCTATGAAGCTGATGAGTCTCTCCGAAGTATCTTGGCCAGGGGAAGGAAACGTCTATGACCTCGCTTCCTTCCGAAAGGCGGAAAATGGTTTCGTGCTAGGTGGAAGGGTCCTCGGGGGGCATTTCGGAATACGGGCTGTGCACCGGTTCGCGATGCAAGGTGACCGCAAACCATTTATAGAGAGCCGGCAGCACCAATAGAGTCAGCACCGTAGAGGAAACCAGTCCCCCAATGACCACAATGGCCAGCGGCCTTTGGACTTCGCTTCCCGGCCCTGTTGCCAAAAGGAGCGGCACTAGACCCAGGGCGGTCGTTCCCGCCGTCATCAGCACCGGCCGTACACGGAGACAGGCGGCCTTCACACTGGCTTCGTCAATGGCAACACCCGCTCGATAGAGCTGGTTCAGGTAGGTCACCAGGACCATCCCATTCCCAAGAGCGATGCCAAAGAGTGCGATAAAGCCAATACTGGAGGGGACCGAAAGATTCTCCCCGGCGATCCAGAGAGCGACCACTCCCCCGACCAAGGCCAAGGGAATGTTGAGGAGAATGAGCACCGTGTTCTTCAGCGAGGTGAAGGACAGGTAGATCAGCAGCGCAATCAATGCCAAGGTGATGGGGACAACGACAAGAAGCCGCTGGTTTGCCTCCTTCTGCAATTCATATTGCCCTCCCCAGGTCACAAGATAGCCGGGCGGGAGGTCGACTTCCGCGTCGATGGCGGCTTGCGCATCGGCGACAAAGCTTCCGATATCCCGTCCGACGACGTTCGACTGAATTTGCAGGTAGCGCTGCGTATTCTCCCGCACGATGGAAAGAGGTCCGGTAATCTCCTCGATAGTCGCAATCTCCCCGAGCGGAATCAAAGCTCCCTCCGGAGTGCGAATGATCAGTGCCGCGAGATCTTCCACCGTATCACGCGCCTCTTCCTGATACCGGACGTAGATGTCGAAACGACGAACTCCTTCATAAATCTGTCCGGCTTCGACCCCACCGACTGCGGCTTCGATGAGAGCCTGCACTTCGGACAGGTTGAACCCGTAACGTGCCACCGCTTCCCGATCCGGTCGGATGACGATCTGCGGCGCTCCGGTGATCTGGCCGGCCTGGACATCGGCAGCCCCTTCCACCTCGCGAACCGCATTCGCAATTTCCTCGCCCTTCTCCTTGAGAATCTCAAGGTCCGGACCGAAGAGTTTGATCGCGAGCTGCGCTTTGGTTCCGCCAATCAGCTCGTCGACCGAAAGCTGGATCGGCTGGGTCATATTCGCCTGAACTCCGGGCATCCCCTCCAATTTTTCGCGCATGGCGTTTTCCACATCCATCTGGGTGTATCCATCGCGCCACTCCGAAGGATCCTTCAAGACCACCATCATGTGCACGGTGTTGATCGGATCGGCGTGGGCTCCGACTTCCCCGCGTCCAATACGGGAAACGGCCTGCTCGATCTCGGGGATCTCCAGCAACCGGCGCTCCGCGATCATGGTATTGCGCTGGGTTTCCGCGAGAGACACGGATGGGGCCATGGTCAGGTTGGCAATGATGTCACCCTCCATCAGGCGCGGTGTAAACTCCGAGCCCAACTTGGGAAACACCCAGATTCCGACGAGCAATAATACCGCCGCCAAGCCCACCGCCAGAAAACGGAGGCGGACGAAGAAAGAAACTACCGGTCGATACAGGGCTACGAGAAACCGAACGATCCAGATCTCCTGCCCCTTCTCATCGTCCCGCTTTTTCCTTCGGGAGAGGTCCGGCAAAAACAAAGCGGCGAATACCGGCGCCCCGAAGAGCGCGTAGATCAAGGAACCGAACATCGCCAGAGAGACCGTATAAGCCAGCGGCCGGAACATTTTCCCCTCGACGCCCTGCAGGGTAAAGAGCGGGATGAAGACCAAGACGACGATCAGGATGGCAAAGGTGATGGGCTTCGCAACCTCCTGACAGGCCCGGGCGATGATTTGAATCTTACTCTCCCGACCATCCGAGGTTCTCATCAGCCGATCGGTGTTCTCGACCATAACTATCGTGCCGTCGACCATCATCCCGATCGCAATCGCCAGTCCGCCCAAGGACATGAGGTTCGCCGAAATCCCCAGATAGTACATGGCCGTCGTGGCAATGAGCACCGAGAAGGGAATGGACAGCGCCACCACCAAGCTCGGACGAAATCCACCGATGAAGAGCAGTAGAATCAAAACCACCAGACCGATCCCCTGCAGCAATGCACTGGTTACCGTATTGACGGCGCCCTGCACGAGGGTTTTCTGCTCGTAGTAGGGATCAATGACAATGCCCTCCGGTAGCGCTTCCTGGATTTCCGCCAGCTTCTTCTCCACCGCTTCGATGACCGTGGAGGAATTCGTTCCGTAGAGCTTGATGACCATGCCCGAAACCACTTCTTCGGTGCCATTCCGCGTCTGCAGGCCCTGGCGAATCTCTCCCCCGATCTCCACATCCGCCACTTCACCGAGGTATACCGGTGTCCCGTCTTCATGGGTGACAATGATGTTCTCCAGATCCTCCATCCCGTCGGCCAGTCCTTCCGAGCGGAGGATGAACATCTCCCCGTTGCGCTCGAGAAATTGACCGCCCACGTTCTCATTGTTCTCTTCGATCCGCTCGATCAATTCGTGGAGCGAAACGTTGTAACGAAGGAGAGCATCGGGATCCACGTTCACTTGGAACTGCTTCACGAATCCACCGATCCCGAGAACCTCGGTCACCCCGGGAACGGTCTGCAGGTTGAACTTCACCACCCAGTCCTGCAGCGACCGCAGGTCTTCCAGCGAATAGTCGCCCGTCGTGTCAATCAGGTTGTAGTAGAGAACGAGCCCCTGTCCGGTGGAGATCGGCCCCATCTCCGGCTCCCCGAATCCGTCGGGGATGGCCTCCCGGGCTTCCCCCAGCCGTTCTCCGACCACCTGCCGGGCGAAGTAGATGTCCGTGCCCTCTTCGAAGTAGATGCTGACCACGGACAACCCGAAGTTGGAAACCGAACGAATCTCGGTCACCTTCGGCAGACCGCTCATCGAGGCCTCGACCGGAAAGGTCACGAATTTCTCCACCTCCTCGGGCCCCAATCCCGAAGTCACGGTGAAGACCTGCACCAACGCTGGCGATACATCCGGAAAGGCATCCACCGGTAGCTTTTTATAGCTCAAATAGCCAGCCCCCATCACCGCTAGGGTGAGAAGGACGACTACGAGTTTATTCCGCAGAACGGATTCAATCAAATGATTCAACATGACTGGCCCCTCCGATCAATGATGGTGCCCGCCAAACGAGCCCTTCCCCATTTCCGCTTTCAGCGAGATCGCATTGTCGACGACAATGGTGTCGCCGTCTTGGAGGCCCGAAAGAACTTCCCAGGATTCCGAGTCACTCCGCCCCAGCTGAACCGGTCGGGGCTCGAACCCCTCCTCTCCCCGCACGAAAACCACGGTGCCCTCCTCCATCGTCAAAACGGCGGACCGGGGCACCATCAGATCGACCTTCACTTCGGCCACCTCGACCTGTCCTTTCACAAACTCCCCGGGCATCCAGACGCCCTTTTCATTGTTCACCACAACCCGGGCGAGCCCGGTGCGCGTGTGCTCATCCACGGTGGGCGCAACATAAGCGATCTCACCGTCGAAATCCGCCCCTTTGTGGTCGCCCTGCACTTTCACCGACAACCCCTTGCGCACTTCTCCGAGATAGCGCTGGTACACGCGAAAGTCGGCCCAGACCGTCGATAGATCGGCCACCGTGAAGAGCGTCACCCCGGACCCGACCGTTTGTCCGGGGGTGAGGCTATACTCGACAATGACTCCATCCATTGGAGCCTTCACATCAAAGGGCACCAAAGTATCCGCACTTTCGAGACGGGCCAGCACCTGCCCCTTCTTCACCTCGTCGGCGAGTCGTACGGAAATCGACTGAATCGTTCCCGCGTATTTCGGAGTCACGTAGGCGATTTTCTCGCCGTTGTAGCCGATCTCTCCCGGCAGAGTGATGAATCGATGGAGGACGCCCTCCGAGGCCACACCCAGACGAATCCCGAATTCTTCCTGAACCTCGGCCGTGAGGGAAACCAGCTCCTCATGGTCGTCATGCTCCCCTTCACCGTGCGCATGTTCCTCCGTGGAGACAGACTTCCCGTGGTCGTGACCGGAATGGTCGTGGTCCTCATGTCCGGCTTCCTCGCCCTCCGGGTGATCGTGGTTTTCCCCAGCCTCCGAGGCATGGGTTCCGTGGTCGCCGTGGTCGTGGTCGTGGTCATCATCCTCCCCGCATCCGGGGGAAACAACGGCCAGAAGCCCCGCCAAGAGCACAGTCTGAAGGCGGCGGTTCAAAAGAGAAAATAGCAGGTGATTGAAAATCTTCATGATTAAATTTCTAGATGGGTTTATCGGGTCAGGGTTGCGGGACGGGTCAGGTTCTTGATCGCCGTCAGGGCTTGGGCATACCGGCCCAGGGCTTCGAGGTAGGATTCCCGGAGCGCGAACAATTCCTGTCGGCTGTCGATCACGGCCACTTGGGTAAACCGCCCCAAGCGATATCCTTCTTCGGTCGCTTCCAATGTTTCCCGGGCGGCGGGGATGAGATCGACCTCGATACTGCGAGCATCGGCATGGGCCGACTGAAGTTCCCGCCAGTTCTCGTTGAGCGCGAGAAGCAATTCCCGCCGACGAGCCTCCCTCTCGTATTCAACCGATCGCAATTCGGCACGGGCGGACCGGATGTTTCCCTGATTCCGATCAAAGAGCGGCCAGGGTACCGCCACTCCGGCAACAAACCCGAGATTCCCGTCGTCTTCATTGTAGTAACGGGCACCTCCATACAGTTCGATATCCGGCGTGGCCCGCGCCTCTTCCAACTCCAGCGCCGCCTGGCGCTGTTGCCGGTCCGATTCGAAACGCTTCAGGATCACCGTTCCCGGCAGGACGGCCTCCAATTCCTCGATCGAAGGAATTTCCTCCTCCAAAACGATCTCCCCCTGTACTCGAAAATCCGGTGCGGGGACCATTCCCCACAGCGCGGCTAAAACCGCCCGCGACGACTCGTAGTCACGCTCGGATTGTCGAAGCAAGAACTCCTGCCGTTTCACGGCCAGAGTCGCCCGCGTCTTTTCCACCTGGGGCGAACGAGCCTCCTCTACCAAGCGCTGAGTCTCGCTCAGGCTCCGCTCCGCCAGTTCCAGTTGCATTTCCCGCAACCCGACCGACTGCTGGGCGAGAAGAACAGCGACAAACGCCTCGCGCACCTCGGACTCAATCTCCCACTCCAACTGTTCGGCCTCCCAATCGAAGGATGCCAAGCGTTGACGCTCGACCTCCGTTCGCAGGCGACGCTTGTCCGCCGTTTCGAGGACCTGCGTCACCCCAAGCGTAACCTCGAGGGCCTTAACGCCGCTCACAGGACCCGTGCCGAGAAAGTTCTCGGCCTCGGCCCCGACCACCGGATTCGGCCTCACCCCCGCTTGCTCGACTTGGCCCTCTGCGGCATCACGCCGCTCGGCCAAAAGATCATAACGCGGATCGTTGTCCAACGCCAACTGCAAGGCTTGGTCAAACTCGATGGGCTCTGGCCCGATCTGCCCGAAGGCGCTTCCCGGCTCGGCGCCGAGTGAAGAAATGGAAAATAGAAAGAGAAGTGTGTTTCTGGAAAGTAATTTAGGTCGATGCATGGATCATCCTGATTGAAAAGACACCGCACTCTCCCCTCACATCGGGGAAAGCGATCCGACGGCTCACGACGAACCGTCCCAGCGAATATCGAATCAGGTACGGATCAGAGCCGCAGCTCGACCGATGGCATCACCTCAACGGCCACAACCGTTTGAAGCATGTGAAAACCATCACGAGCCTCGGCGGCCGTTCGGAAGATGGAGGCATGTAAGTCACGCTTCGGATCCACGAAAAGATGGTCGGGCAAGATCCACTCTCGAGGAGCCTCTACCCCAAACCGCTCTCCGGACATCGGGGCAAATTCCAAGGTGTTCAACATGATGTCGTTGCAGTCCGATTCTTGCACATCACAGTCTTCCGCCACCTTCGCAGCGTGCGAGTGATCGCCCTCGGAATGCTCGTGATCACGGCCTTCGGCCAGCTTCAGATGAGCCTCGCCCTCATCGTGCAGACAAAGCAACAACGTCTCCGTCCCACCCAAAACCGAGTTCAGGGTGAAAAGCATGAGAAGCGCTAGCGATTGAAAAACCTGCACAACGCAAAGGCCAATCGACTCAATGAAAGAATGTCAAGGATTCTCGAACTTCGTGAAGGGAAAACAACCGCGGCTTATCGACTTGTCCTGCTCCGACTGTCATCCCTCCTTGAAAGATATTGAACCCTCATCAAATTTAATTTTTTCAGCCGAGATCTTAATCGCTCTTGGATACCTCCAGAGATATGAAAAGTGATCATCATATAACTCTTTATCTTTGATTTTTGGAAAAATTTTCACCTCACCTTTTTTCTCAATTTTCTCTTTTTTTGGTAGGTAACAAGGTATTCGTATTCAGAACTACCTCTGTGATAAATGACTTATTCAGCCCCTTTACTTTCTTCGGGGCACAGTCTAAAAGCCTTAGGATAAAAAAATACGTCAACAAGATAGGTTTAGCTGCCGTCGGGCTTGGCTGAGTATATCCACCTATCCATCCCTGCAAATCATCACTCTAACGTGGTTCAATTATCGGAGAGCAGGTCAATTGATACAAGCGTTTGGCAGGACCGTTTCTTGCGAGATATTAATGACGAATTTTCTGTCGATACTGGCTTGGCGAAATACCGGTCTCGCGCTTAAAGATGTAGCTCATGTAATTGTAAGTCGCGTAACCACAGGCCTCAGCAATATCCTGCATGGGTTTATCCGTGCTCTCTAGCAGGTTGCGCGCTTTCTGAATGCGTAAGCGTTTCACTTCTTCCATCGGTGAACGTCCGAGATGCTGACGAAACTTCAGTTCCATCATACGGCGAGATACGGGCACACGCGCTAAAATATCATCCATACTAATCGGATTAAACGCATGTTCGCGGATGAAGAGCAGTGTTTTGATTAAATGCGAATCCGTGATAGCCAACGTATCAGTGGAAAGTTTCTCGAGAATGCGTTGGGGCGCGAAACTAATTTCCTTTTCCTTGAGCGGCTTCCCTTTCATCAGTTGATCCAGCATTTGCGCAGCGGTCCAACCGATTAATTTCGCAGGCACTTGGATGCTGGAAAGCGATGGATGGCTGGTGTCGTCGAGTGGCTCATTGGTGTCCGTGCTCAATACGGCGACATCATGTGGCACGGGCAAATCGATGCGATTGCAGGCGTCGATCACAACCCGTCCCGGATCACCTCCCCAGGAAATAATGGCAATCGGCTTGGGTAATTGAATAAGCCAATCCTGCAGAGCTTTCATTCGTTCCGCCCACCCGAGCTTTTCATCATAACTTGCGGGAAGATTATACGACTCACAGGGCAATCCTTGTTCATGGAGAACTTCTTTTAAATGGCCATAGTAGTCATCAACCACCGACCGATAAAACGGACCTATGTAAGCGAAATGCTGAAAACCACGATTGAGAAAATACTCACAGGCCAGTTGAGATGAGGCTCTAAAATCGGTGGTCACTCTAGGGAAATCGGTGCCGGGCAAGCGAATCGACGATATATTCACCACGGGCAAACCAATTTCCTCCAGCACTTTGACAATTTGCGGGTTGGCCACGCGGGCGATCAGTCCGTCACCCGTCCAATTCGGTGGGGGTAATTTCGGCTCCATAGTGCCGCTTGATTCGACCTGCAAATGCCAAGGATCATGCTCCTGCACATAACTGGTGATGCCGCTGATAGCCAAGCGTCCCCAATCCGTAGCAGTGTCTACAATCAGCGCTACATTGTTCGCTTTAATCAACGGATGCTCTTTGACCATGTTGAGGTGAAGCTAGTCAAAAGACGAATGCTTGGCAAGCGCTATTACGCAAATACGTATATTATATACGCTTATGAGTATAGACAATGATGCATTACATGCATAAAATACTAATTACACTTGGGGCGAAAGCATCCAAGTAACCTACCCGCAAATCATCCCAACACCCAAAAAAATCCCAAATGAAAACTACCCATAAAGCATCTAGCGCCATTGCCCTTACTCTCACCCTACTTGCCGCCTCCTCCCTGCAGGGCGTGGTGGTTAGCGCCGATTTTAATGACCTCAGCACCGGAGTCCTACAAAATCAAGCGGGCGGCTCTGGCTGGACGGGCGACTGGGGCAACACCTCTCGCATCGTGGTGGTCGGCGGCGACTTAACGGCGCCGGTCGCCACTGGATATGCGTTGACCCAAGTCGGCACTCCACAGCGCGTGGAGAACTCCGAGGTGTTTCTGAACTCCCGCATTTCCACACGGGCTTTCGGCGCCGGCCAGAGTGGCGAAATCTGGTTTTCAGCCCTCATGCAAACCACCAGCGGCAACCGCACCGGCATCAGCTTCAACCATGACAACTTCTCAATAGGCGGACCAAGACTAGAGTTCAATGGTACCGATGTCTCTTGGATTCCCGCAAGCGGAACATCGGGCTCAGACAGCAATGTCGTCAATATTGGCGAAACCTTTCTGGTCTTGGGCCAAATCAATCTAGTCGCAGGCACTTCCAAACAAGACAGCTTGACCGTTTGGGTGAACCCCACGCTCACCACCAATGGATCGCTCAACCCGGACGATGCGGTTATCAACGTAACTGGTACAGAGTTCAACACGGCTTCATTCACCAATGGCCTCGACCGCGTCGGCGTGATGTCGTCCATTCAAGGCTCAACCCTAGACATGCTTTACTTCAGCGACAATGGCGGCTCGATTGCTATTGAGGACGTTACAGGCGTATCAGGCATCGTCATACCTGAGCCAAAAACTTACGCGCTAGCACTCGGTGGCGCCTTTCTAGGTTGGTGCCTGATCAACCGTCGCAAGGACTAACCCGACATCAATTTCACATTACCTCCCCAATACTTACCCGATGAAGTTAGCAACGCCCAGAAACTCGATGAATCAGGCTTTTACCCTAACAGAAGTTCTGGTGGTCATTGCCGTTTTAGCCATCCTTGCGGCCATTCTGATTCCAGTCGTTGGGCGTGCTCGGGAATCCGCCCTTCGAACATCATGCGTCGCGAATCTCCGCAGTTTGCTGCAAGCTACGCAAGTGAGCGTCGTGGACAATGGTGGCAAGTATCCGCATCTTCACTCAGGCGGCAACATCGCCCCTTACTTCGCCCATAAAGATCGTTTGCACGCATTTGCGCGGAAATATGGTCTAAGCTTGGATAACTTCTATTGCCCAAGTAATGATGAATGGAGCGCTAGTCGCTATCAGAACTACAATGATTGGGATTCAGTCATGGGTTACGTATATTATGCCAATGACAACGAGTGGGTACGCCAAGTTTACATCACCGACGCACCCACCAGCGAAGACAAAGATCATGCGTTCGTAAGTTCAAGTTTTGACAACCCGACATATCGGGTGCTCTGGTCCGACCTAACTCGGCAATACGGTGGATCGTGGGGCTCGGGCGCCAATCATAAATCACCCAGCGCCGAGAATCCTGATGGGCAACACGTCGGTTTTATTGATGGCCATGTGGAATGGGTGGATTGGGAAAACATGGAGGAGCGCTTCGTTCGCGCGGCCAGTTTGAAAGTCTACTTCTAAACCCAATGGCGTAAAAAAAGCCCTGAATCTTCGGCGTCCGCAACCATCTATTTCAATACTTTGCATCCATAATCATGCTTAATCAAATATCATCGCCCGGTAGCTGCGTCACCAAGCGGCCCCACCAAATCTTGGTGGGAGCCGAACATGCTCTCTTCGCCAACACCAAGATCGGATCAGAGGCGCCGCCCATTAAAACGCACGCCGGGTGGCTAACGAACTTTCACTCCATGCATATCAACCCGCACGCTGAACTGGACTGCGGGGAAAATGGCCATGGCCTAAAACCCATTACGGCGTCCTGATGCTGATCGATCTGGAGAACCCAAGTCAAATCGTGGGCATCTGCCCAGAACCGCTGCTGGCGCCAGAACTCGAACACGAGCTCAAAGGTTCCGTGTAAACATCATTTTCAAAAGCAGCATGATTCTCGGGCTCAGCGGCGAGGTAAAATTTACTACGGCGCAGAGACACAATCGAATGCCTCGCGACCGCCCATGTCGAAGACCTCATCGCTTTGTGCCGACACCAACCAGCGCCAATTTCAAAAGTCCATATCAACCTGGCGGTCCAATCAATTTCCTAACCTTCAATCCCTAATCCAATGAATAAAATACACAACATATCCGGCGTCATCCCGCAATTGGCGGTGAAGGCCTCACACCATCCCAAGCGAACTGAAACCGGCATCGGCGCGCTCATGCCATGGGCGGACCGCCTATGGTTCATTACTTACGTCGCGCACACCCGACGTTCTGGCGATGGCACCGGCCTCTTTTATGTCGACGACGACATGCAATTGCACAAGCACCCGGCTTCCGAGGTCGGCACCTATGCGAACCGCATGGTTCATTCCGAGAGTAACACAAT contains:
- a CDS encoding efflux RND transporter periplasmic adaptor subunit — translated: MKIFNHLLFSLLNRRLQTVLLAGLLAVVSPGCGEDDDHDHDHGDHGTHASEAGENHDHPEGEEAGHEDHDHSGHDHGKSVSTEEHAHGEGEHDDHEELVSLTAEVQEEFGIRLGVASEGVLHRFITLPGEIGYNGEKIAYVTPKYAGTIQSISVRLADEVKKGQVLARLESADTLVPFDVKAPMDGVIVEYSLTPGQTVGSGVTLFTVADLSTVWADFRVYQRYLGEVRKGLSVKVQGDHKGADFDGEIAYVAPTVDEHTRTGLARVVVNNEKGVWMPGEFVKGQVEVAEVKVDLMVPRSAVLTMEEGTVVFVRGEEGFEPRPVQLGRSDSESWEVLSGLQDGDTIVVDNAISLKAEMGKGSFGGHHH
- a CDS encoding di-heme oxidoredictase family protein, translated to MGDGLSDERPIFGASGREWRTPPFWGIGTLESVHGETPFLHDGRASTLEEAILWHGGEAEQSKEEFMQLSAEDRQAVIAFLESL
- a CDS encoding transposase; its protein translation is MARPLRVEYAGGCYHVLNRGNYRQRIFSGKGAAEAFERVLGGAAERFGWRVHAYVIMSNHFHLAVELGEPNLSEGMKWLQGTWEMVAGDVDSSVQSFSELDGASVSGALQGDCCGRAKRGQPTMALR
- a CDS encoding TolC family protein → MHRPKLLSRNTLLFLFSISSLGAEPGSAFGQIGPEPIEFDQALQLALDNDPRYDLLAERRDAAEGQVEQAGVRPNPVVGAEAENFLGTGPVSGVKALEVTLGVTQVLETADKRRLRTEVERQRLASFDWEAEQLEWEIESEVREAFVAVLLAQQSVGLREMQLELAERSLSETQRLVEEARSPQVEKTRATLAVKRQEFLLRQSERDYESSRAVLAALWGMVPAPDFRVQGEIVLEEEIPSIEELEAVLPGTVILKRFESDRQQRQAALELEEARATPDIELYGGARYYNEDDGNLGFVAGVAVPWPLFDRNQGNIRSARAELRSVEYEREARRRELLLALNENWRELQSAHADARSIEVDLIPAARETLEATEEGYRLGRFTQVAVIDSRQELFALRESYLEALGRYAQALTAIKNLTRPATLTR
- a CDS encoding efflux RND transporter permease subunit — translated: MLNHLIESVLRNKLVVVLLTLAVMGAGYLSYKKLPVDAFPDVSPALVQVFTVTSGLGPEEVEKFVTFPVEASMSGLPKVTEIRSVSNFGLSVVSIYFEEGTDIYFARQVVGERLGEAREAIPDGFGEPEMGPISTGQGLVLYYNLIDTTGDYSLEDLRSLQDWVVKFNLQTVPGVTEVLGIGGFVKQFQVNVDPDALLRYNVSLHELIERIEENNENVGGQFLERNGEMFILRSEGLADGMEDLENIIVTHEDGTPVYLGEVADVEIGGEIRQGLQTRNGTEEVVSGMVIKLYGTNSSTVIEAVEKKLAEIQEALPEGIVIDPYYEQKTLVQGAVNTVTSALLQGIGLVVLILLLFIGGFRPSLVVALSIPFSVLIATTAMYYLGISANLMSLGGLAIAIGMMVDGTIVMVENTDRLMRTSDGRESKIQIIARACQEVAKPITFAILIVVLVFIPLFTLQGVEGKMFRPLAYTVSLAMFGSLIYALFGAPVFAALFLPDLSRRKKRDDEKGQEIWIVRFLVALYRPVVSFFVRLRFLAVGLAAVLLLVGIWVFPKLGSEFTPRLMEGDIIANLTMAPSVSLAETQRNTMIAERRLLEIPEIEQAVSRIGRGEVGAHADPINTVHMMVVLKDPSEWRDGYTQMDVENAMREKLEGMPGVQANMTQPIQLSVDELIGGTKAQLAIKLFGPDLEILKEKGEEIANAVREVEGAADVQAGQITGAPQIVIRPDREAVARYGFNLSEVQALIEAAVGGVEAGQIYEGVRRFDIYVRYQEEARDTVEDLAALIIRTPEGALIPLGEIATIEEITGPLSIVRENTQRYLQIQSNVVGRDIGSFVADAQAAIDAEVDLPPGYLVTWGGQYELQKEANQRLLVVVPITLALIALLIYLSFTSLKNTVLILLNIPLALVGGVVALWIAGENLSVPSSIGFIALFGIALGNGMVLVTYLNQLYRAGVAIDEASVKAACLRVRPVLMTAGTTALGLVPLLLATGPGSEVQRPLAIVVIGGLVSSTVLTLLVLPALYKWFAVTLHREPVHSPYSEMPPEDPST
- a CDS encoding xylose operon transcription regulator XylR → MVKEHPLIKANNVALIVDTATDWGRLAISGITSYVQEHDPWHLQVESSGTMEPKLPPPNWTGDGLIARVANPQIVKVLEEIGLPVVNISSIRLPGTDFPRVTTDFRASSQLACEYFLNRGFQHFAYIGPFYRSVVDDYYGHLKEVLHEQGLPCESYNLPASYDEKLGWAERMKALQDWLIQLPKPIAIISWGGDPGRVVIDACNRIDLPVPHDVAVLSTDTNEPLDDTSHPSLSSIQVPAKLIGWTAAQMLDQLMKGKPLKEKEISFAPQRILEKLSTDTLAITDSHLIKTLLFIREHAFNPISMDDILARVPVSRRMMELKFRQHLGRSPMEEVKRLRIQKARNLLESTDKPMQDIAEACGYATYNYMSYIFKRETGISPSQYRQKIRH
- a CDS encoding type II secretion system protein — protein: MKLATPRNSMNQAFTLTEVLVVIAVLAILAAILIPVVGRARESALRTSCVANLRSLLQATQVSVVDNGGKYPHLHSGGNIAPYFAHKDRLHAFARKYGLSLDNFYCPSNDEWSASRYQNYNDWDSVMGYVYYANDNEWVRQVYITDAPTSEDKDHAFVSSSFDNPTYRVLWSDLTRQYGGSWGSGANHKSPSAENPDGQHVGFIDGHVEWVDWENMEERFVRAASLKVYF